The nucleotide sequence TGGAGGTTGGCTAATAaaattatagtaataataatttagcaGTTTGCAAACATGCTTGAGGAACAGAGGATTGGAAACGGAACCTGGAACGTTAAGGGTTCTAACAAGTGtcccaaagaaaaaaaagagaggctttGCTTGCTGACTAAAGCCAGCTTTATCGCAGACTACGAATaaacaaattataaaataaaCCAGAAAGAAAAAGCTCTCAAAGTGCCAAATATATTTTATAACCCACACCTCactttttgcttttaaagaaatttgTATCACTATAGCAactttggtaaaggtaaagggacccttgtccattaggtccagtcgcagacgactctggggttgtggcactcatctcgctttattggccgagggagccggcgtacagcttccggttcatgtggccagcatggctaagccgctcctggcgaaccagagcataaATCTCTAAATACAGGAAAGTCTCTGTGGTGGAAAGCAACTACCGGTAACACTGCCAGAGCGGTGAGATCATACTAAAATCTAGATTAGCTGTAGGCGGTGTCTTATCTTTTGAATTTATTGTTTTCAAAATGCAGACTAATGTTTaacaattttgttttgctttgttactGCGATGGTCCAGTCTGAGAACACTTTATGGTACTGTATGTTTTCCAGCCTTCTAAACAAACATCTCCTGTAATCTGCAGGCACACCATAATCTCACTTTCAATTGATATTCACATTCTTTTCGTACAGGAAAATTGGTTTGCTAACCTTTGAAAGCTCAGATTATCTGAGATATTGCAAGCCTTGTGAACTAAAACCACAACTAAAACCACCTGTTGTGGTAGATGATGGTCTAGACTCTAGACTCTTCTTGTGATGTTCTGCAGTAAGGGGTAGTCCTTTAAATAAATGGAGGTAGAGCGATTTTACAGAGCATAAAATTTCAGGAATCACTCTTAAATAATTGCAGGCTTGATGTATCTTTGGAAAATAGAACTCAGGAGGGCGTAGGCTTGGGTGGAGGTCTACTTCACATTGCCAGAATTTGTTTGTGAAGCAGTGTTGTAATGCCTTATTACAAAATGCTGTGTGAGTCATGCCgtatctttattttaaatatttcctttctttaaatgtTGGGTTCATAAAGGGTCTAGCAGACCGTGCTGAAGGATAAAGTGATGTTTATTGAATGAGAAAGTTCATGATAATAGAGCTCTGtaaaaaattattttacagaATACCAGACTGAAACATGTATGCTGTGGTTTGACATTTTTGAATCTCCTTAATGAATTAGACCCGAAAACCTTCTGTTTCTGCAATTGGTATTGCTAGCAAATAATGCAACTCTCTGAACAAAGGGTTATCCAACTCTTAGTGTAAGGGTTATTTGATTTGTGCAGAGAGCTCCACTAAgtcagataaaacaaaataaataacatgaaTTTTTCTGGACTGGTCAGGGTGAAGATGGGGGTGGTGGTTTGCTGGAGTCTTAACAAAAGTAGAATATGGTCAGAGtgctgaaatatatatttattgtttcACTTGACTATCATAACAGAAGTATGACTCCTGCTACAGTTTGTGTTTCAAAGGATAAAGGGGAATTAGATGCTGATAAGACTTTCATTTGACTATACGGTAGTGTctgatatttaaaataaacaactgagTTATATTTATAACACCCACTTATATATAGGATGACTTCTATGGCACCTAGTGTGTAAATATGAGAAAGCATTATGTTTAGGGTTATACAGAAAAAAGATAACTCCAGCCTAGCAGAGAGattgatatatattttaagataagTCTGTCATCGAGCAGCCCAGTTCTTTAGGCAAATGGACCAACTCGCCTCTGTTTTAACGTAAACATCGCAGagtatatttgtatgttgtaaaTGATTCGTTGTGCAAGCACAGTGGTATAAAAGAGTATTTTTGGACAATGCTAGTGCAACCAAGCAAAGGCCTGAAATACAGGATTCTTGATTCTCCCCCACCTGCTCCCTCCCATTTCTCTTGCTTTTTCAGAAATCTGGACTGTATGAGTATAAAGTCTATGCCACTCTTGGTGATTGTTCCCCAGATGTATGTGCAGAAGTGTACATGGATTTAACCTACAGAACAAAATGGGACCGGTATCTTAGAGGTCAGTAAATTATTCAAGACCAAAATGTCATTTTCTTAGGTCACTGTGATTGGTTCCTTCCCTCCGCTCCTTGACCACCATCATTTCTAAGATTCTTCTACTTCGCTCTTTCAAGTGCTCTGTACAGTTTTTCGGTATGAAAAATACATGAAGTAAATTTCCATTACCAAAGCATTAATGCTGTTTGAAAATACATTATGGAGTTCTCTTGAAAATATAGTCACCTACTTGTGATGCCCTGAAAAACAAATGTGAAGCAATGTGTTTCTTGCTAGCCACTTTTTGTGTTAAAACCAACTTTCTTAGATCCATCAACACTGTTCTCGTGTTGGTTTATGGGTAAATGGACTTGTCTCTTGATTATTATGTGACATCTGGGGAATCTGAGTCCTGGTGTTTGATTCCCACTTAATCACCAGTTTTTATTAGATTGTTAGACAGTGTGGTCAGATGCAAAAGCAGAAACTTGAATAGTTTTGGAGGCAAAGGGAATCACATGTGTTATGCAAGCCAcatctgctgaaattccctctctTAAATATCTATGAAAAGATGAAGAAGCCTATCCTCTTTTGCAATTGGCTACTATACTCTTAAGACCTTCTTTAGCTTTGATTTCTTTGATTCTAGAGAGAATTTTCCCTTATTTTTGTCCAGTTGGTTGCTTAAAATAACTGTAATAATTTTCAATACATGGATTTCCATTCCTCCAAATCAGGGATGCCCCTATAAAATTCAACTTGTGTTCTTGAAATTCTTCTGATTTCCCTCAAGAGTTCCTCACATGTTTTGCATGGGCAGGAGCCTCCAGATTTGCCTCTTAATATCACTAAAGGTGAATTTGGTGGCAACCTAGGGGTGTGTGAAACTGAGAAATATCTTGAGTCCTCttgttgctctgcttttcttgAGTTGGTGGAAACTGCTTTCCAGCCATCGCCCTCACCCACCTCTTTTGCTCAAGTGATTTAGGACACTGTCTGCGCTGCACTGTCTCTCCATACATTAGATTATAATAGGTTTGTTCTAATTATATATTGAGTTTTCCTTGGTTCACACTACTGATAGAGCACTCTCAAGTTGCATCAATTTCCCTTCCATATCATGTAATGTAGATTTTCCCATTATGTCCACATGTATCGATTGTATGTTGAAGTTAACTTGAGTGTCCCTTGAGATACACAGGGAGGGCTTGGTCATCTTGGCTAACTTTTAGCTATTGTGAGATTAATAAGAGCAGATACACTATCTTCCATTGGGATGACACTATATTGCTGCATGCCACAGACACAAAGGGTGGGGAAGGAAACCCATGACTTCAACATGACAGGGGCAATAGGATATGAATGTCTCCATCTGCAAATGACTCACAACGTCTGATTTGCAGAGCTTCACGTATTTTGGCCTATGGTAAGCAGGGAATGTCTCAAATATCTTCCGTTATCTCTTGTGTGATGCCATGCTCACATCTATGTTATCTAATATGtcaatatcaatatatatatagcatattAGATGTTCATTGTCATTCAGacaagatgttttttttaaaaggtgaaaacTAATATATTTCTGGTGCGTTTCTTAACTTAAGACTGTGGAACTTCCACAAAGAGCGAAGTTtcgatttgtgtgtgtgtgtgcatagaaaATATTGCATACTTTCATTAATCAATTTTAAAGAACAGAAGTatgcattattattgttattgttatcaattttataccccaccttttccctgaCGGGACTCTACATTCACAAGAAGAAACATTTCAATAATTTCCAGTGTCCTAAAATGAAGCGGCAAATTACTCTAGCAATTTTAGTATTGAATAATGAGATTTTAATATctatgggcaggattcacctTGGTGTCTATGCTTAGATTAGCAGGGGGAGCAGCAAAATGTCCTTTCAGTAGCAACCTCTCATGTCTTTTTGGTGCTGTTCCCCAAGGACCCCCAGTGTGGGAGGCCTTTATGGGGCAGCAGGGGGCTACCTCTGGAAGTGAGGAGATTTGGAAAAACAAACGTGATCTGAGAACCCATGCATCTCAGTAGGGCACTGTAGCTTATTTCACCATATTTCCCCAGTTTTTGAACCCATGGACATTTTGGCAGTCCATGCTTTGATAGTGAGCTTGGAAAGGTTGTTTTGGAAAGGCAATAAAAGGTGAACAAAGGTAACAGTATGAACAGATTTACAGACATCAGAGACATATTAACCAGCAAGCCATCCTTACTGTCCTTAATCTAGGCTATCTCACTCTTCAGGGAATATTGAAAGAAGGTAGACTCTGCAAGTAACAGGATGACCTAAGATACAATAATAGCATATCTTCTCAAATAATAGGGTTCAGTTTGTCCTTCTGGTATGTGAGAGAAAATATCCATTTAAAGTGAAACTCCCTGTATTGCCCATTAAATTGAACATGTCAAGTATTACTCTTTTTCTCCCACCTTCACTTTTGAGTTTGCTTGCTACTTAAGACGTAGGAAACTGAATAGGTTGTCAAATAGCACCAAGTTAATACTCCAGTGACCTCTGGTGGAAAATGTGATATTATTTGCTGTCTTATTGCATTGTGGGAACAGCTGGCATTACATATTACTTTGCACGGAAATAATTTATTCCAAGACAATAACTTGTTGTTAGGCCCCTTCATATGTTTGTGAGGAATACTGGCATCCCAGCATATGTGTGAGCAGCAAAATAGTCCCTCATCCAGCCATTCCCACATTCATTGGAGAAAATACAGCATCTGAAGTGACTTTTATGGTCTGCCTGCCATAGCTATTTGGGAAGATAAGGAACTTTAGAGAATACCTTTTCCTGTCCCATTGGAACTTCCCCAGCTTTTGAGATCTGTCCATGAAGCCTACCTAAAAGGCTTAAGTTagggcagggcttcccaaactgcGGTCTGTGAACTGTCAGTGGACTGCAAGAATAATTCAGGTGGTCTCTGGCATGTCGGTGGATTTTTGGTTAAATATTGGCGACGACACACCCACTGCATTAAATATTCacgttggtttttaaaaattgcatttgaattgctgcttttattgtaatttattgtGTTataatttgaattctatggaatacaataaaatacaatatatgagaaataaaagaagctgTATAATACATTTAAAAGCTGTATAGCGTCTAGCATGGTGCATTACAAATTGTACAACAGGCAGGAAAAAAGCATGTGGTCTGCCACAATCTTCATCAGTGAtccattggggggtgggtggggggcatttgAGAATTACTGATTTAGGGCCTTTTCAGTCATGGCACTGCAGTTTTAGAATTCTCTCCTTGATTAGGCCTGGCATCAACTTTCTTTTCTATAGTCCTTGGTAACAAATGTCCTCTCAGGTAATCAGGCTGTTGTAGGCCTGAtttctccaaactgggtgaaAAAGCATTAATATGGTAAAAGCAGTTCTGTGTTAGCAGGTGTCAAATGATGCACACGGGAGAAGAAAATCCTAGTTTCACAAATACACTTGCAGGGTCTGAACAGGTGGTGACAGGCCTGATCAGTAAGgagggacatgatagaggtgaaTAAGATTTTGCTTAATGTGGAGAAATTTGCCcccctcataatactagaacatGGGGTCACCTAAGATCATCTTCTgactgaggcccttcttcgtgtgcctcctccttgagaggtccggaaggtggcaacgcgagaacggggccttctctgcagtggctccccatctgtggaatcctctccccagggaagttcgtctggtgccttcattatacacccttAGGgaccaggcgaaaacgttcctttttaaccaggcctttggttgaccagATTGAcgtcctatacccttttaaaatgtgagtctttttttggtggggagtgTGGTTTATTAGGTTGTTGTGTTTATTTTGATTACATAtattgatcttttctgtgaaccgccctgagacctccgggtatagggcggtatataaattcaataaataatcataataaaacaataatgaaaTTTAATGTCAGAAGATTTAGGGGAGACAAAAGGAAATCTTCACACAACCCATTGTTAGATGGgcatttgctaccacaagatacAACATTATTCActgacttggatggttttaaaggtttttttttaaaacaaatagtgggggggggggataactttATGAATGGCTGCTGGCCGTGATACTGTATCTGTGTATTGCCTCTGGTACCTCTGAACATTAGCTGCTGGGGAGCACAAGTTGGGAGGGTCctgcttgtgagaacaggatgcttgactagatgagcttttgggtcaaattctttttttaaaaaaaacccaattatgTCTATCCCTTTGTGCCCGACCCTTGTTGAGGTCTGACACATACACAGTTAGGATTCGTGTCTGACTCCTGACacattttccattcaccaaacgCATTAAAAACCTTCTGTAAGTCCAGCTGAATAAAACATAGTCTGCACCTAACACATTTCCCCTCCGATTTTTAGATATAAGTGAGAAACCTTTTGAGGGCAGAACAGTAATCCGCTGGGAAGTGAAGTTCCCTTTCCCCATGGCAAATAGAGATGTATCCTTTCAAGTCTTGGATTGCAGTTTTGCTCTTAATGTTGGAGGCTGCAAACGCCTCAGAGCACAGTTGTGCAAGTTGAAATGAGGTAAAAATTGACTcttaagggaaaagaaaaagttaAGACTTTGATGCGCATTCTTGTGAACCATATTCTGTTATACCCTTTGaggagtaaaacaaaaacaaatgcaggcTTCTTGAAACAGgattgctttttgtattttcacCTGTATACCTTCTGTCTCcattatatatgtatattatatatacagACACATCCTGATTATTTCTTAAACTTCAGCATAGTATGTTTTCGTACGTGAGCGTAAAGATATGGAACTTGAAGGGAAGAAGATCTATGTTATATTGGCTAAAAGCGTGAATACCTCTAAATTCCCAGAGAAGAATGGGATTGTTAGAGTAAAGAATTATAAACAATGTGTGGCCTTTGAAAGCGATGGCAAGAAAGGCTCCAAAGGTAAGAAATCAGTAAAGTACTTTATAGAAATGCCAATTTAGAGCTAGGCATGGGGAGAaagttcaattcagtttgcatttgaaggtgaacctacctaatacacacttttcaaaacaatgcacaaacccAAAACagagctatcctttgaaatctgcatttctctgaattttgcagtagtctcccagccaagtaacatgtacacaaatgcatatattaaagaaaacaatatacagaaatgtattatattaggggaaattgcttgtaaatCTTATTTATATTTGTTTAACAATTTCTTTTTACTCTGCTTGACTGTAAACACAACAactttaagcagtttacaacagtaTAAAAACATTAAGAATTATTGATTGAAAGTGTATATTTGTCAAAACGACATTTAACAATGTGCTTATTTTGAGAGCTTTGCACTACAATGTTGGCAAATTTTGCTGATTacggtattttaaaaaacaaatttacaaattgctgcagaagtgtGCAAAATGATTGTGAGAAACAGAAAATTGTCAAGTGCAAATGACAGATACGCCTATCCCTTTTTAGAGCAGAAATGTTAAATTTACAAGTTAGGATTGTGAAAAACATATTCACTTGCTTTTTTAGTACTAACAAATTTTGCTAAACATTGAAAGCAAGATAGTTGAACAGGTGTGTACAAAATAACATCAGAGGCTTGCATCCAGTATTTTGGGTGGTTAATTCTTATGCACACAAGTTTGCTCATCCCAGCCAACTAATTTGTGTAATCTGGTAACAGGAGTTGCTTAACGACAATGTGATCAGACCAGATTTGTATAAATTCTTTTGAGGGCAAAATTAGTGATGGCATGATTGTTCTTTATTCTGTAGAAGTAAATACCTGTGGGGAGACGGGAGGGGGGGTTGTAGGAAAATTAATGGTTAACCATTTGTTAAACCCCACAGCCCTGTTTTGAATCTCCTCCACTGTGGCTGCTATTTGCATAGAGAAGAAAGCTGCCATTTGCACCAGTGGAAGCTTTTGTCCCGAGCAGCCACTAGGGGCATGTGGTGTGTGATCCTGATTGGAGACAACAAGTTAAACCCCCTCTTTACCACCTCCCCAGCCCAATCCTATCGTTTCTAGCTTTGTGATTATTGTCATAACTCGTTTCTAAGACTAGGATAACTTGCAGATGCCCCAATAATGTGCCAAGTTGGGCTTCTGATGCAGATATTGCAGTTCTGCTAACGGATGCAAGTATCCTAGGCCCTAACTATTCGTAATTCTTtgtaatagaatttttttttgcagggttgGGGTTGGCAGGGGGAATCGTTTGTTGTTGTATAAACAATCCCTTCCTCTTGGTGATCAGAGAGAGAAACCTTAGATGTGGTTGGATATTTGAAAAAGCAGCAGAGCTTGCTGAAACAAGGAAACTTTCCTTCAACTCTGCAACAGGCCTCCATAACTCCAGAGATGAAATTGAGAAGGATTTTCAAAGCCTTTGTCAGTTTAGCCTCTACAGTGAAGAAATACCTTTGAATTAATCACAGAGCTGAATGGGAATAAAGTGTTTCGCTTTCACTGCTGCTTTTTGCAGTTATTGTCCTGGGACCAGACAATGTACAATTAGTTCTGAACTTACAGGGACAGCAGTTGGGTGTAAAAACACTGCACAActgaagagggtggaggagaagagctttttggggaaagaaaaaaactcTCGCAGTCATGCAGACGTTCAGAAACCGTTGAGGGGTTTCAGCAAATATATATAGGATAGAACAGTGGAAAActccagagcaggggtggccaacttccaagagactgcgatctactcacagagttaaaaactggcagtgatcttccccctttttgttgagcttttttttaggaaggaaagccctatttttggtggttcacgtcattttaggggtgcagggcaaagatgttgagctttttttaggggagccaaagttttttagcttctttggggggagccactgatctaccacagacggccggtgatctaccggtagatcacaatctacctgttgcaCATTTATGGTTCTAAATAACAACATTAAAAGCAGCTTAGATAGCTGCTAGTAAGGTGACCACAAAATAGGTATATAAATGAATAGCTGCTGTCGCTTAAATAAGATTCCTGACTaccacttttcttcctttcttttgctttaaaGTTTTCATGTCGTACTTTGATGACCCTGGTGGCAAGGTTCCTTCGTGGCTTGTCAACTGGGGAACCAAGGTAAGTAGGGGGCTGGAATTTGTAGGGAACCAACCCAGTGGGTTATGCCAACGGCTTTTCTGGCCTGATTCTCTGTTGCCAGCACTGTAGGCAGAACTACAGGTACTGAAAGGggaagagtcatagaattgtagagttgggaggggtcccatgggtcatctagtccaaccccctgtaaagCAGGActctctcagctaaagcacccacgacagatggccagccaacctctgttttaaaacctccaaagaaggagagtccacaacctccacaGCACTTACTGGCAGACGTTTCCCCCCAAtacttagtcggaatctcctttcttgtaactttgagCCACTGGTtgaagtcctaccctccagagcaggagaaagcaagctcgttccctcttccatgtgacagcccttgagatatttgaaggtggctatcatatcttctctcggTCTCAGAATAGAGCCCAGAGCAATAATCCAGACTTGTTTGTGTCCATTCCCTATTGTCAGTTGCTAGTCTGAGACAATAGCTCCAAGCATTGCTCACCTGAAGGTGGCATCCTGCTATTGCTGGGGAGAAGGGCTGTTCTCTTGGCTCCTCCCACAGCACCAAGTATACTGCCTTAAAGAGGCGAATACTTACAAAACCTTTCTACTGCAGAAATCCATCAGGGAATGATACACATTTAGAATTTGCTTGtgcatttctttccctttttatcTTTTCATTTCTATCCTTTCCCTGCCCTGTTAGGTAATTTGTTCAGAGCCTCCAACTCTCACTGATAATATCAAACAAAAACACTTTCTTCTAAACCTTTCATGCGGCCTTTGGTTTATGTGCTGCTAGCAGTGTGGGATATTGTTTGGATCCTATAAATCTTTATATTTTGAAAGCTGAGAATGGTGGAGGCATGTTGCTACTGTGTAGGATGGTCACCAGgattaaagaattttaaaaaccagTTATGAATCCCCCTCTAACCTGGTTCACAATGCTTGTTTAAGCCACAAGACataattaccggtacttttgtGTTTGAAGTGGCATAGGTATAACAAACAGTTGAACATCAGTAGTTGCCTACTAGGCCATAAAGTGTAGATGCATAAATATTCTGTGATCCCTTTCTTTACAGACTGGAGTGCCTAACTTCTTGATTGATATGGAGAAAGCTTGCCACAGTTACCGCAAAAGATAAAATTGCTCCTTGAATGTGACCCAGATTGATAGCTTAAAGGTATATTTTTAATGGATAGTGAGCCATGGACACATCACTGCATAACATCTGCCTTTTGGGATAGTAATCATGAGCCATGTAAGTTCCCAGGCATGTGACAATGAAACATATTAAaactttttgtttttcattttccacCCGTTTAATTTTTTGAGGGCTTTCACGTATCATTTCAACATTTGAGGCATGCTGTTTGTGGTTCCCCTGCCCTAGTGTAATGATCACCTTTGAACACAGGAGCTCTGATGCATCGCTATGTCCAAAGAGGGCTGTGCATGCAGAACTTCTCCCTTCATTGAAACTAGTAGAGAAACCCATACTGCTGTGCACTTTGAACCCTGCATCAAGATGCTCAAGATTCAAAGCACACTAGCTATACTTTGGTCGACAGTGCTAAATAGAACTGTTGGATGCCTTCTAGTTGATCTCTTCTTACTCTGTTCCTCCGCTGTCTTCTAAGAAATGTGACttaaacagttcattaaaagGTAAAGTGGACAGGATTTTCAATGAGCAAATGAGAAGTTATCTTTTATTGGAATAATTAGTCACAAAACTACTGGCTGACATCCAGCGAAAGTTAtataaaccccactgaaatcCATTAGTTATGACTAAAGGCTATTAATCTCAGCGGGACATAAACACAATTACCTTCTTCTTTTGGGTTGGGCCCATTGTGCGAAAAGATTTCAAATGTCAAGTTATTCAtctgagcaaaacaaaaataattagcaATAACTTTGCTAATAACCTTTGAAGGCACACTGGGTAACGCTGTGGGACTTGTTTTTTCTCCATGTAGTGTGCCTTCCACATTTGATGCCCAGCTTCGCAAATATAACAATACATTCTGTGCCACCAAGACTGGAACAAATGATGTTAGAGTTGAAAAACTGCCTTATTTTcagatttttatatttcttcTTGCATCTTCCCTGTTAGGTGGTTTTGGATTACCCAGGCCCAAGACCTAGCAGTCAGATCATGTGATAATTTCCTGCTATATCTGTCTGCTTTCTTGGTTCTCAAGAGTTGGTGCCTCATCCAGGTAAACAACACCCTGGGTATATAGCACTGTTTCCCCCCCAATATCAGCAATAgcttttggaaaaagaagaaggcaaAGCCCTGTCACACACATGTTCGCTGGATCATAGCCATTATGTTTAATCAACGCAGATAAGTATACAATCTCACGTGTCCCATTTGTCATATTGTGCGAAACAGgcattaacatttttatttcttgttggAGACACTTGAAGTGAGCTAGTTAGTCTGTTTGTACAGATCTCTTTCATTCTGCTCTGTCTTAACAACAGAGGAAGTTGTTGCTTTAGGATGCACAGGTCCCATTGCAGACTTTCttctatacagtagtacctttgctctcaaacttaatccgttccggaagtccgttccaaaaccaaagcgttccaaaaccaaggcgtgctttcccatagaaagtaatgcagaatggaataatccgttccagactttttaaaacaacccctaaaacagcattttaacatgaattttactacataaccattaatccataaaatgaaagcaataaacaatgtactgcagtcacacagtcaatcaatcagtagctgaactgggttccacacagttacaaaaatatatatgcacaaacacaaaataaatagcaaaaacagacagaccttagcgtaacactcaaattggaagcataacactcaaaacagagcacgttcgacttccggaaaaagttcacaaaccagaatacttccgggtttgcagtgtttgggttccaagttgtttgagtaccaaggcgtttgagaatcaaggtatcactgtatctcGATGTGACTCTTTCACTCTATGTCCACAAACATGTAAGCTGTTTATTTTCACAAATGCTTCTCTGGCTAAAGTAACAGCACAAGTCTCAACATGTTTTTAAGATTCCTTGGCCTTAACTGAGGGCTCTGACATATAAACTGGATTGAAAGGACTGGGGACAGGCGGCAGGACCAATAGCTCTCAATTGTAGCATAATTCTAAACTTTGCTTAACAGAAACAGTTCTATGTGGTCACCTTAACCTTGGGGGAAAAAGCGAAGAGAAAGTTTCTTCTATGAACAATCTCAGGTCTGTGCAGTATAGCAAAAGTAGGCGCTGCATCCTGGCAATGGGTACAGCAAACTTCTGTATTGAATGAAGATGTATAAATATGTGTATGTAACAATGAATCAGTTTGCCAAGCCAAATTCAACCCGTCAGCCATGCATTGTGGCCTGCCAAGTGCTTGACATCTGCCCCTTCCCCCAGTGCTTGCACTCCCAGGCAGgcagccaaaacaaaacaggagtttTATTGAACCACCAAATTTTGCCTGGTGTGCTTTGTTTGGCTTCATGGGTGACACACAGTGGAGGCCTGCTTTATGATTTGCACATTCCACTAATCTCATTTTCCGGTCAACATTGGTACATGTATATATTTATCGATAAATCCAGTAATTAATTTTAACCCATGGCTCACTTGGGAgatttgtcgtcccccccccccatcaacccTTCTGCAAACACAAAGATTAATATCAATAAAATACCCCCTACAAGAGCCACTTTTTTACCAACTCAGCAGAGATCTGCCTCATATTCATTGTGTGGCTAcctttttatcattattatttaagaaACTAacgtattttctggcatataagacgactgggcgtataagacgacccccaactttcccagttaaaatatagagtttgagatatacttgaccgcagattctccacccggagtataagacgacccccgacttttgagaagattttcctggattaaaaagtagtcctatatgccagaatatacagtattttgagTTTTATCAGATAAACATAGCATAATAACCATACTGTGTT is from Lacerta agilis isolate rLacAgi1 chromosome 2, rLacAgi1.pri, whole genome shotgun sequence and encodes:
- the PCTP gene encoding phosphatidylcholine transfer protein, whose product is MCPLEALRALLQRRPKVLPPAEAKGGRRRWWWWPARCLPVSSGMSRGASAGPSSSSSSSSSSSSSSTCCSSRKAEQARSPFGEEQFLAVCRESAKPREAAIAAWDLMAETASFCIFRLFDEKSGLYEYKVYATLGDCSPDVCAEVYMDLTYRTKWDRYLRDISEKPFEGRTVIRWEVKFPFPMANRDYVFVRERKDMELEGKKIYVILAKSVNTSKFPEKNGIVRVKNYKQCVAFESDGKKGSKVFMSYFDDPGGKVPSWLVNWGTKTGVPNFLIDMEKACHSYRKR